One stretch of Desulfocurvus vexinensis DSM 17965 DNA includes these proteins:
- a CDS encoding HD domain-containing protein, with protein sequence MLICLVGGAVRDMLLGREANDRDYLVLGATTAQFLRRFPRARQVGKAFPVFLVGGQEFAFPREGGRVACCGGAQACDLLADLGADLLARDFTINALALPLPDYPAEPDPARVRELAVGLPHSLADLDARLLRPVGPTSLDDDPLRVVRAARFLARMPDFAPHPDLVPAMARAAAGAAFAALPPERVGAEVRKALCSPAPGRLLRVLAQAGALAPWLAELAGAETIPAGPAPWHDESTLEHTAQVMDRLAGDELPCWMALAHDLGKTATPRERHPSHHGHDRLGAPLARALGQRLALPNRFIQAGELAAALHMTAARYPELRPATRVDLLDTLHRARLVEEMFRLAQADHGQDHAPLARRDLRAMLAVTLPGPLRGLGEESGRRLRELRCQALARQGAAG encoded by the coding sequence ATGCTCATCTGTCTGGTCGGCGGCGCGGTCCGCGACATGCTCCTGGGGCGCGAGGCCAACGACAGGGACTACCTCGTCCTGGGGGCGACCACGGCCCAGTTCCTGCGCCGCTTCCCGAGGGCCCGCCAGGTGGGCAAGGCCTTCCCGGTGTTCCTGGTGGGCGGGCAGGAGTTCGCCTTCCCGCGCGAAGGCGGGCGCGTGGCCTGCTGCGGCGGCGCCCAGGCCTGCGACCTGCTGGCCGACCTGGGGGCGGACCTTCTGGCGCGCGATTTCACCATCAACGCCCTGGCCCTGCCCCTGCCCGACTACCCCGCCGAGCCGGACCCGGCCCGGGTGCGCGAGCTGGCCGTGGGCCTGCCCCACTCCCTGGCGGACCTGGACGCGCGCCTGCTGCGCCCCGTGGGGCCGACCTCCCTGGACGACGACCCCCTGCGCGTGGTGCGCGCGGCGCGCTTTCTGGCGCGCATGCCCGACTTCGCGCCGCACCCCGACCTTGTGCCCGCCATGGCCCGGGCCGCCGCCGGGGCAGCCTTTGCCGCCCTGCCCCCCGAGCGCGTGGGCGCCGAGGTGCGCAAGGCCCTGTGCAGCCCGGCCCCGGGGCGGCTGCTGCGTGTGCTGGCCCAGGCCGGGGCCCTGGCGCCCTGGCTGGCCGAGCTGGCCGGGGCAGAGACCATCCCCGCCGGGCCCGCGCCCTGGCACGACGAAAGCACCCTGGAGCACACCGCCCAGGTCATGGACCGCCTGGCGGGCGACGAGCTGCCCTGCTGGATGGCCCTGGCCCACGACCTGGGCAAGACGGCCACCCCCCGGGAGCGCCACCCCAGCCACCACGGCCACGACCGCCTGGGCGCGCCCCTGGCCCGGGCCCTGGGCCAGCGCCTGGCCCTGCCCAACCGCTTCATCCAGGCCGGGGAGCTGGCCGCCGCCCTGCACATGACCGCCGCGCGCTACCCCGAGCTGCGCCCGGCCACGCGGGTGGACCTGCTGGACACCCTGCACCGCGCGCGGCTGGTGGAGGAGATGTTCCGCCTGGCGCAGGCCGACCACGGGCAGGACCACGCGCCCCTGGCCCGGCGCGACCTGCGGGCCATGCTCGCCGTGACCCTGCCCGGCCCGCTGCGCGGCCTGGGCGAGGAATCGGGCCGCCGCCTGCGCGAGCTGCGCTGCCAGGCCCTGGCCCGCCAGGGCGCCGCAGGCTAG
- a CDS encoding exopolyphosphatase: MRLLTRSDFDGLICAVLLNELGLIDEWKFAHPKDLQDGTIEVSENDILANVPYVKGCGMWFDHHASEAARLGTDFEFKGAYKQAPSAARVIWEYYGGHDKFPKDFDEMMTAVDKVDDAQLTEDEILNPTGWILLGFIMDPRTGLGRFRDYRISNYRLMEDLIEYCRAMPVEKILELPDVRERVDRYKEQEKLFRQMLLDNSTAQGNAVIIDLRDQETIYAGNRFMIYALFPKANISVHVLWGLNKQNTVFTVGKSIVNRTSKTNVGQLMLRYGGGGHQAVGTCQVDNERASKVLDEILAKINADG, translated from the coding sequence ATGAGGCTGCTTACCCGTTCCGACTTCGACGGCCTGATCTGCGCCGTCCTGCTCAACGAGCTGGGGCTCATCGACGAATGGAAATTCGCCCACCCCAAGGATTTGCAGGATGGCACCATCGAAGTCTCCGAGAACGACATCCTGGCCAACGTGCCCTACGTCAAGGGCTGCGGGATGTGGTTCGACCACCACGCCTCCGAGGCTGCCCGCCTGGGCACGGACTTCGAGTTCAAGGGCGCCTACAAACAGGCCCCCAGCGCCGCGCGCGTGATCTGGGAATACTACGGCGGACACGACAAATTCCCCAAAGACTTCGATGAGATGATGACCGCCGTGGACAAGGTGGACGATGCGCAGCTCACCGAGGACGAGATCCTGAACCCCACGGGCTGGATCCTGCTCGGCTTCATCATGGACCCGCGCACCGGCCTGGGCCGCTTCCGCGACTACCGCATCAGCAACTACCGGCTCATGGAAGACCTCATCGAATACTGCCGCGCCATGCCCGTGGAAAAGATCCTGGAGCTGCCCGACGTGCGCGAGCGCGTGGACCGCTACAAGGAACAGGAGAAGCTCTTCCGCCAGATGCTGCTGGACAACTCCACCGCGCAGGGCAACGCCGTGATCATCGATCTGCGCGACCAGGAGACCATCTACGCGGGCAACCGCTTCATGATCTACGCCCTGTTCCCCAAGGCCAACATCTCCGTGCATGTGCTCTGGGGCCTGAACAAGCAGAACACCGTGTTCACCGTGGGCAAGAGCATCGTCAACCGCACCAGCAAGACCAACGTGGGCCAGCTCATGCTGCGCTACGGCGGCGGCGGGCACCAGGCCGTGGGCACCTGCCAGGTGGACAACGAGCGCGCCTCCAAGGTGCTGGACGAAATCCTGGCCAAGATCAACGCGGACGGCTGA
- a CDS encoding esterase/lipase family protein: protein MLASLILTALALGVLTVCTVTYWRFWSTAVGTPHMDLLRERSGGRVWRWAVAAFASSLVSQVASVALYPAFLLKKYWLAPLERDPGPGAGPPVLFVHGYTHTASAWVFFSAWFRAGGYRDLHAMTYNSLVDSFAGIVAQVQDEVRRLDAARPGRGVVLVGHSLGGLAIRQFLNTSPLAGRVLAAVTLGAPHQGSTLAGLGLSALGRTLAFRGPLVRAVEAADKPPAVPCLSIYSPMDNMVLPPEGLRIAVPGWHEREGAPVCHVGMLYHKPTARIVLDFLKENLRGRTPRG, encoded by the coding sequence ATGCTCGCGTCCCTGATCCTCACCGCCCTGGCCCTTGGCGTGCTCACGGTCTGCACCGTGACCTACTGGCGCTTCTGGAGCACCGCCGTCGGCACGCCGCACATGGACCTGCTCCGCGAGCGTTCCGGGGGCCGCGTCTGGCGCTGGGCCGTGGCGGCCTTCGCATCCAGCCTAGTCAGCCAGGTGGCCAGCGTGGCGCTCTACCCGGCCTTCCTGCTCAAGAAATACTGGCTGGCGCCCCTGGAGCGCGACCCCGGCCCCGGGGCCGGGCCGCCGGTGCTCTTCGTCCACGGCTACACGCATACGGCCTCGGCCTGGGTCTTCTTCTCGGCCTGGTTCCGCGCTGGCGGATACCGCGACCTGCACGCCATGACCTACAACAGCCTGGTGGACAGCTTCGCGGGCATTGTGGCCCAGGTGCAGGACGAGGTGCGCCGCCTGGACGCGGCCCGGCCCGGGCGCGGGGTGGTCCTGGTGGGCCACAGCCTGGGCGGGCTGGCCATCCGCCAGTTCCTGAACACCAGCCCCCTGGCCGGACGGGTGCTGGCCGCCGTGACCCTGGGCGCGCCGCACCAGGGCAGCACCCTGGCCGGGCTGGGCCTGAGCGCCCTGGGCCGGACCCTGGCCTTCCGGGGCCCGCTGGTGCGCGCCGTGGAGGCCGCCGACAAACCGCCCGCCGTGCCCTGCCTGAGCATCTACTCGCCCATGGACAACATGGTCCTGCCCCCGGAGGGCCTGCGCATCGCGGTGCCGGGCTGGCACGAGCGGGAAGGCGCGCCGGTCTGCCATGTGGGCATGCTCTACCACAAGCCGACAGCACGCATCGTCCTTGATTTCCTGAAAGAAAACCTGCGCGGCAGGACGCCGCGCGGCTGA
- a CDS encoding pyruvate carboxylase — MRPKPFKEVLNELSGKKILVANRGIPGRRIARTIREMGGAVAIMTATDVDKTSPVLSGVQELLLLGDNPRAYLDIDRIIRKAKARGIVAIHPGWGFAAEDDSFPEKCKRAGILFLGPEATAMRLLGNKVEVRRLAQTLDVPVVPGSEGAVSIPEARRIAEEIGYPIMLKAEGGGGGRGIYEVFRPDQLEDAFAKASAMAQASFGNPRLFVERLLTSVRHIEIQVVADRFGNAFAFDERDCTVQRNHQKLVEITPSPWAGMTPELRERLKEYAIRLVKAVNYFSLATVEFLVDQSGTPYLIEVNTRLQVEHGITEIRYGVDLVEEQIAVAFGAKLRLNKRDTRPLNHAIQVRINCEDPQKNFAPNSGVITRYVSPGGPGIRLDSCITAGYEFPSQYDSAASLLVAYGKSWKKALRVMDRALREYHIGGLKTTIPFHRQIVRNQAFRDAEFDTNFVRTHPELMDYVDWEPEALRLSRLVAEISAKGYNPYVQLGEYRGRRDKRMGHLEVVLPRIYPNAYKYPYPRHDRQATLDYLRDSDHVHFMDTTTRDITQSNSGNRFRWAEDKLIAQYLDNCGFFSLENGGGAHFHVAMLANMTYPFTEAALWNEFAPKTLKQILIRSTNVLGYKPQPSNLMRKTGEMINEHYDVIRCFDFLNHIENMRPFAEVALASKRNIFEPAISLSWAKGFTVQHYLDVTEAIVTLVRQVAGVSAKKAQRLFILGLKDMAGVCPPHFMRELVGALRRKYPDLVLHYHRHYTDGLFVPAVGAAAKAGAHIVDTAIGASVRWYGQGEVLSTAAYLEQELGLKTNLNKEMIRTCNFVLKQIMPYYDRYTAPYFQGIDYDVVDHGMPGGATSSSQEGAMKQGHIHLLPYMLKFLAGTRQIVRYHDVTPGSQITWNTAFLAVTGAHKRGGERAVRDLLDVLEYVVATPERDMSDNMRRERLAIYCDANDAFRNLLLGQYGRLPLGWPPDWVYESAFGPEYRKALASRSEESPLGKLCDMDMDAELEALRGHIKREPSDEEFVMYLNHPGDALKTIQFHQKFGDPNNLPLDVWFEGLEPGREVTFQDSKRKPHMMSILDIAEPDERGMSIVRYVLDAETLSEQVKVAQGTGARKSTVEMADPDNPQQVGSPSNGDLWIMYVAPGDVVKAGEELFNISIMKQEKAVLSPVDGVVRRVLKSANYKDEKKMVPVVEGELLVEIGPIPRTCPTCKMHVLDERFKFCSECGQKL, encoded by the coding sequence CTGCGTCCCAAGCCTTTCAAGGAAGTGCTCAACGAGCTTTCCGGCAAGAAGATTCTCGTGGCCAACCGGGGCATTCCCGGTCGGCGCATCGCCCGCACCATCCGCGAGATGGGCGGGGCCGTGGCCATCATGACCGCCACGGACGTGGACAAAACCTCCCCGGTGCTGTCCGGCGTGCAGGAGTTGTTGCTGCTGGGCGACAACCCCCGCGCCTACCTGGACATCGACCGCATCATCCGCAAGGCCAAGGCCCGCGGCATCGTGGCCATCCATCCCGGCTGGGGCTTCGCCGCCGAGGACGATTCCTTCCCCGAGAAATGCAAGCGCGCGGGCATCCTGTTCCTGGGGCCCGAGGCCACGGCCATGCGCCTTTTGGGCAACAAGGTCGAGGTGCGCCGTCTGGCCCAGACCCTGGACGTGCCCGTGGTGCCCGGCTCCGAGGGTGCAGTGAGCATCCCCGAGGCCCGGCGCATCGCCGAGGAGATCGGCTACCCCATCATGCTCAAGGCCGAGGGCGGCGGCGGCGGGCGCGGCATCTACGAGGTCTTCCGGCCCGACCAGCTCGAGGACGCCTTCGCCAAGGCCTCGGCCATGGCCCAGGCCTCCTTCGGCAACCCGCGCCTGTTCGTGGAACGCCTGCTGACCAGCGTGCGGCACATCGAAATCCAGGTGGTGGCCGACCGCTTTGGCAACGCTTTCGCCTTCGACGAGCGCGACTGCACCGTGCAGCGCAACCACCAGAAGCTGGTGGAGATCACCCCCTCGCCCTGGGCGGGCATGACCCCCGAGCTGCGCGAGCGGCTCAAGGAATACGCCATCCGCCTGGTCAAGGCCGTGAACTACTTCTCCCTGGCCACGGTGGAATTTCTGGTGGACCAGAGCGGCACGCCGTACCTCATCGAGGTCAACACGCGCCTGCAGGTGGAGCACGGCATCACCGAGATCCGCTACGGCGTGGACCTGGTGGAGGAGCAGATCGCCGTGGCCTTCGGGGCCAAGCTGCGCCTGAACAAGCGCGACACCCGGCCGCTGAACCACGCCATCCAGGTGCGCATCAACTGCGAGGACCCGCAGAAGAACTTCGCCCCCAACTCCGGGGTTATCACGCGCTACGTCTCCCCGGGCGGCCCCGGCATCCGGCTCGACTCGTGCATCACCGCAGGCTACGAATTCCCCTCGCAGTACGATTCGGCGGCCTCGCTGCTGGTGGCCTACGGTAAGTCGTGGAAAAAGGCCCTGCGCGTCATGGACCGCGCCCTGCGCGAGTACCATATCGGCGGGCTGAAGACGACCATCCCCTTCCACCGCCAGATCGTGCGCAACCAGGCCTTCCGCGACGCCGAGTTCGACACCAACTTCGTGCGCACGCATCCCGAGCTCATGGACTACGTGGACTGGGAGCCCGAAGCCCTGCGCCTGTCGCGGCTGGTGGCCGAGATCTCGGCCAAGGGCTACAACCCCTACGTGCAGCTTGGCGAATACCGGGGGCGGCGCGACAAGCGCATGGGCCACCTCGAGGTGGTGCTGCCGCGCATCTACCCCAACGCCTACAAGTACCCGTATCCGCGCCACGACCGCCAAGCCACCCTGGACTACCTGCGCGACTCGGACCACGTCCACTTCATGGACACCACCACCCGCGACATCACCCAGTCCAACAGCGGCAACCGCTTCCGCTGGGCCGAAGACAAGCTCATCGCCCAGTACCTGGACAACTGCGGGTTCTTCTCCCTGGAGAACGGCGGCGGCGCGCACTTCCACGTGGCCATGCTGGCCAACATGACCTACCCGTTCACCGAGGCCGCGCTGTGGAACGAGTTCGCGCCCAAGACCCTCAAGCAGATCCTCATCCGCTCCACCAACGTGCTGGGCTACAAGCCCCAGCCCTCGAACCTGATGCGCAAGACCGGCGAGATGATCAATGAGCATTACGACGTCATCCGCTGCTTCGACTTCCTGAACCATATCGAGAATATGCGGCCTTTTGCCGAGGTCGCCCTGGCCAGCAAGCGCAACATCTTCGAGCCGGCCATCTCCTTGTCCTGGGCCAAGGGCTTCACCGTGCAACACTACCTGGACGTGACCGAGGCCATCGTGACCCTGGTGCGCCAGGTGGCGGGCGTCAGCGCCAAGAAGGCCCAGCGGCTGTTCATCCTCGGCCTGAAGGACATGGCCGGGGTCTGCCCGCCGCACTTCATGCGCGAGCTGGTGGGCGCCCTGCGCCGCAAGTATCCCGACCTGGTGCTGCACTACCACCGCCACTACACCGACGGGCTGTTCGTGCCCGCCGTGGGCGCGGCGGCCAAGGCCGGGGCGCACATCGTGGACACGGCCATCGGCGCCAGCGTGCGCTGGTACGGCCAGGGCGAGGTGCTCTCCACGGCGGCCTACCTGGAGCAGGAGCTGGGCCTGAAGACCAACCTGAACAAGGAAATGATCCGCACCTGCAACTTCGTGCTCAAGCAGATCATGCCCTACTACGACCGCTACACCGCGCCGTATTTCCAGGGCATCGACTACGACGTGGTGGACCACGGCATGCCCGGCGGGGCGACCTCCTCCTCCCAGGAGGGGGCCATGAAGCAGGGCCACATCCACCTGTTGCCCTACATGCTCAAGTTCCTGGCCGGCACGCGCCAGATCGTGCGCTACCACGACGTGACCCCCGGCTCGCAGATCACCTGGAACACGGCGTTTTTGGCCGTGACCGGGGCCCACAAGCGCGGCGGTGAGCGCGCCGTGCGCGACCTGCTCGACGTGCTGGAATACGTGGTGGCCACCCCCGAGCGCGACATGTCCGACAATATGCGCCGCGAGCGGCTGGCCATCTACTGCGACGCCAACGACGCCTTCCGCAACCTGCTGCTGGGCCAGTATGGCCGCCTGCCCCTGGGCTGGCCGCCGGACTGGGTCTACGAGAGCGCCTTCGGCCCCGAATACCGCAAGGCCCTGGCCTCGCGCTCCGAGGAATCGCCCCTGGGCAAGCTGTGCGACATGGACATGGACGCCGAGCTGGAGGCCCTGCGCGGGCACATCAAGCGCGAACCCTCCGACGAGGAGTTCGTCATGTACCTGAACCACCCCGGCGACGCGCTCAAGACCATCCAGTTCCACCAGAAGTTCGGCGACCCGAACAACCTGCCCCTGGACGTGTGGTTCGAGGGCCTGGAGCCCGGGCGCGAGGTGACATTCCAGGACTCCAAGCGCAAGCCGCACATGATGTCCATTCTGGACATCGCCGAGCCCGACGAGCGCGGCATGAGCATCGTGCGCTACGTGCTCGACGCCGAGACGCTCTCCGAGCAGGTCAAGGTGGCCCAGGGCACCGGGGCGCGCAAGAGCACGGTGGAGATGGCCGACCCGGACAACCCCCAGCAGGTGGGCTCGCCCTCCAACGGCGACCTCTGGATCATGTACGTGGCCCCCGGAGATGTGGTAAAGGCCGGGGAAGAGTTGTTCAACATCTCGATCATGAAGCAGGAAAAGGCCGTGCTCTCCCCGGTGGACGGCGTGGTCCGGCGGGTGCTCAAGTCCGCCAACTACAAGGACGAGAAGAAGATGGTTCCCGTTGTCGAAGGCGAGCTGCTGGTGGAGATCGGGCCCATCCCCCGGACCTGCCCCACCTGCAAGATGCACGTCCTCGACGAGCGGTTCAAGTTCTGCTCCGAGTGCGGGCAGAAGCTGTAG
- a CDS encoding glycosyltransferase — protein MPEAPAGPGSLDSRAAQGGGAPAELPRVRQHTLLRLRGGTTGVARLLHEALLAAGADAGLSFEQDDAPGAAPGAAPGAEPAPPAARVPGAEARVSPLAAGAWALADGPALLHLHASADWQACLRGALYAGARTLLTLHDCRALTGGCPYPLRCREWRTGCTDPCPRGFEEARAACAGRRELLGRLRPTLAAPSRWLADMARQALPGLDVRVIPNGIPWPERVPARAEARARLGLGPEPLLLFAAHGGTEAAYKRGWQWVESFARIRARVPGAQCFIVGGGRYERRGDGVTFWPYVDNATMLAFMRAADVLVYPSQADNHPLTVLEAMSQGLAVAAFGAGGIPEQLSDPEAGICVRSMQWAELEEAVVALLSTPGLARRMGERGFFHGQKRFSAARMAADYLKLYRRLGA, from the coding sequence GTGCCCGAGGCGCCTGCCGGGCCCGGCTCCCTGGATTCCCGCGCCGCACAAGGCGGCGGCGCCCCGGCGGAGCTGCCCCGGGTGCGCCAGCACACCCTGTTGCGCCTGCGCGGGGGCACCACGGGCGTGGCCCGGCTGCTGCACGAGGCGCTCCTGGCCGCCGGGGCCGACGCGGGCCTGAGCTTCGAGCAGGATGACGCCCCGGGGGCTGCCCCGGGCGCTGCCCCCGGGGCCGAGCCCGCGCCGCCCGCCGCCCGCGTGCCCGGGGCCGAGGCGCGCGTTTCGCCGCTGGCCGCCGGGGCCTGGGCCCTGGCCGACGGCCCGGCGCTGTTGCACCTGCACGCCAGCGCCGACTGGCAGGCCTGCCTGCGCGGCGCGCTCTATGCGGGGGCGCGCACGCTCCTGACCCTGCACGACTGCCGCGCGCTCACGGGCGGCTGCCCCTACCCGCTGCGCTGCCGCGAGTGGCGCACGGGCTGCACGGACCCATGCCCCCGGGGCTTCGAGGAGGCCCGGGCGGCCTGCGCCGGGCGGCGCGAGCTGCTGGGCAGGCTGCGCCCCACGCTGGCCGCGCCCTCGCGCTGGCTGGCGGACATGGCCCGCCAGGCCCTGCCCGGGCTGGACGTGCGCGTCATCCCCAACGGCATCCCCTGGCCCGAGCGCGTGCCCGCGCGCGCCGAAGCCCGCGCCCGCCTGGGCCTGGGGCCGGAGCCGCTGCTGCTTTTCGCCGCCCACGGCGGCACCGAGGCCGCCTACAAGCGCGGCTGGCAGTGGGTGGAGTCCTTCGCGCGCATCCGGGCCCGGGTGCCCGGGGCGCAGTGCTTCATCGTCGGCGGCGGGCGCTACGAGCGGCGCGGCGACGGCGTGACCTTCTGGCCCTATGTGGACAACGCCACCATGCTCGCCTTCATGCGCGCCGCCGATGTGCTGGTCTACCCCAGCCAGGCCGACAACCATCCGCTGACCGTGCTGGAGGCCATGAGCCAGGGCCTGGCCGTGGCGGCCTTCGGCGCCGGGGGCATCCCCGAGCAGCTTTCCGACCCCGAGGCGGGCATTTGCGTGCGCAGCATGCAGTGGGCGGAGTTGGAGGAGGCCGTGGTGGCCCTGCTGTCCACCCCGGGGCTGGCCCGGCGCATGGGCGAACGCGGGTTCTTCCACGGGCAGAAGCGCTTCAGCGCCGCGCGCATGGCGGCGGACTACCTGAAGCTCTACCGCCGCCTGGGGGCCTGA
- a CDS encoding biotin--[acetyl-CoA-carboxylase] ligase has product MHLPAGVSLLGPGLDGLARPLRPEALGAAHALWAADVAALGPWVEDDDGLHRAAGAPSGAPLCVCGPCTSALDVGWALAGQGALPEWGAVLAVAQSAGRGQLRRAWHSAPGDLLAAWRWPAPPGPWAALAPLLAGAVVCDELAARGLAVRVKWPNDLLVGGRKVGGILVEERGGVVLVGLGLNLASAPQDHELRDDAVPRADFLTAHGEMKSIISLWRSLVERAENWYALKVSGGSPAQFLESFTLRLAWVGREVRVREAEGDFSARLLGLAPDGGLVLERSGRRVTLHSGSVFLP; this is encoded by the coding sequence ATGCACCTGCCAGCCGGAGTCAGCCTCCTGGGCCCGGGCCTCGACGGCCTGGCCCGCCCCCTGCGCCCCGAGGCCCTTGGGGCGGCGCATGCCCTGTGGGCTGCGGACGTGGCCGCCCTGGGCCCCTGGGTCGAGGACGACGACGGCCTGCACCGCGCCGCCGGGGCGCCTTCCGGCGCGCCGCTGTGCGTGTGCGGCCCGTGCACCTCGGCCCTGGACGTGGGCTGGGCCCTGGCGGGGCAAGGCGCGCTGCCCGAGTGGGGCGCCGTGCTGGCCGTGGCCCAGAGCGCCGGGCGCGGGCAGCTGCGCCGCGCCTGGCACAGCGCCCCGGGCGACCTGCTGGCGGCCTGGCGCTGGCCCGCGCCCCCGGGGCCGTGGGCCGCGCTGGCGCCGCTGCTGGCCGGGGCCGTGGTCTGCGACGAGCTGGCCGCCCGGGGCCTTGCCGTGCGCGTCAAATGGCCCAACGATCTGCTGGTGGGCGGGCGCAAGGTCGGCGGCATCCTGGTGGAGGAGCGCGGGGGCGTGGTGCTCGTGGGCCTGGGGCTGAACCTCGCCAGCGCCCCGCAGGACCACGAGCTGCGTGACGACGCCGTGCCCCGGGCGGATTTCCTGACGGCCCACGGGGAAATGAAATCGATTATCTCCCTGTGGCGGAGTCTTGTGGAGCGGGCCGAAAATTGGTATGCCCTGAAAGTTTCCGGCGGCAGTCCTGCACAATTTCTGGAAAGCTTCACCCTCCGCCTGGCCTGGGTGGGCCGGGAGGTGAGGGTTCGCGAAGCGGAGGGCGACTTTTCGGCCCGGTTGCTCGGCCTGGCCCCTGACGGGGGGCTTGTCCTTGAGCGTTCGGGCCGCAGGGTGACCCTGCACTCCGGGAGCGTTTTCCTGCCATGA
- a CDS encoding diacylglycerol/lipid kinase family protein gives MNAHATPTPRRSGRPCAPCASPAVRQRRGVAVVANPAAGRLRGGRSRGRLDAVARSLGAPVLGLDCASAPEFRSCVAEASREFEVLLVAGGDGTFTDALNSERGPAALGYLPFGTGNALAWALGLPGARGRYLERVRRGEGRAVGIMRVDGARKAFFASIGIDALTVRKYNEARLGHGLGRYALAFAAALAEHDPADLEIRDGATVLPVPRALATIISKHPFYGYGLRVNRGAITDPCLHVRAYNRSRLASLKALAAAALKIAPTTGVFHRGTALTITCDRDQALQLDGEWGGTGRQFHFEMLPESVRLIL, from the coding sequence ATGAATGCACACGCAACCCCGACCCCGCGCCGGAGCGGGCGGCCCTGCGCCCCCTGCGCCAGCCCCGCCGTGCGCCAGCGCCGGGGGGTGGCCGTGGTGGCCAACCCGGCGGCGGGGCGCCTGCGCGGCGGGCGCTCGCGCGGGCGGCTGGACGCCGTGGCCCGCAGCCTGGGCGCCCCGGTGCTCGGGCTGGACTGCGCCAGCGCTCCGGAGTTCCGCAGCTGCGTGGCCGAGGCCTCGCGGGAGTTCGAGGTGCTGCTGGTGGCGGGCGGCGACGGCACCTTCACCGACGCCCTGAACAGCGAGCGCGGCCCAGCGGCCCTGGGCTACCTGCCCTTCGGCACGGGCAACGCCCTGGCCTGGGCCCTGGGCCTGCCCGGCGCCCGGGGGCGCTACCTGGAGCGCGTGCGGCGCGGCGAGGGCCGGGCCGTGGGCATCATGCGCGTGGACGGCGCGCGCAAGGCGTTTTTCGCCAGCATCGGCATCGACGCCCTGACCGTGCGCAAGTACAACGAGGCGCGGCTGGGCCACGGCCTGGGGCGCTACGCCCTGGCCTTTGCCGCCGCCCTGGCCGAGCACGACCCGGCGGACCTGGAAATCCGCGACGGGGCCACGGTGCTGCCCGTGCCCCGGGCCCTGGCGACCATCATCTCCAAGCACCCCTTCTACGGCTACGGCCTGCGCGTGAACCGGGGCGCCATCACCGATCCCTGCCTGCACGTGCGGGCCTACAACCGCTCGCGGCTGGCCTCCCTCAAGGCCCTGGCGGCGGCGGCCCTCAAGATCGCGCCCACCACGGGCGTCTTCCACCGCGGCACGGCCTTGACCATCACCTGCGACCGCGACCAGGCCCTGCAACTGGACGGCGAATGGGGCGGCACGGGCCGCCAGTTCCATTTCGAAATGCTGCCCGAGAGCGTGCGACTGATCCTGTAG
- a CDS encoding glycosyltransferase family 4 protein yields the protein MRIAICTDAWQPQTSGVVTTLNRMTAGLAARGHEVLVVHPGLFRSVPCPTYPDIRLAVLPGRRLGRLLDEFAPQAVAVPAEGPLGLAARNHCLRRGWPFTTAFMTRFPDYVRLRSGMPEAWTFRALRWFHRPAAATMVSTPSLREELSRRGFANLRHWGRGVDTELFCPRGKAALDLPRPIAMYMGRVAVEKNLDAFLGLDLPGSKVVIGDGPALEAMRRRYPAARFLGRKTGLDLAVHLDAADVFVFPSRTDTFGIVLIEAMACGVPVAAYPVPGPRDVVAHGRTGWLDEDLSHAVDRALAMDPAQCRALALEHTWERSVEQFLGNLVPIA from the coding sequence ATGAGAATCGCCATCTGCACCGACGCCTGGCAGCCGCAGACCAGCGGCGTGGTCACCACCCTGAACCGCATGACCGCCGGGCTCGCCGCGCGCGGCCACGAGGTGCTGGTCGTCCACCCCGGGCTGTTCCGCAGCGTGCCCTGCCCCACCTACCCGGACATCCGCCTGGCCGTGCTGCCCGGGCGGCGCCTGGGGCGGCTGCTGGACGAATTCGCGCCCCAGGCCGTGGCCGTGCCCGCCGAGGGCCCCCTGGGCCTGGCCGCGCGTAACCACTGCCTGCGCCGGGGCTGGCCGTTCACCACGGCCTTCATGACCCGCTTTCCCGACTACGTGCGCCTGCGCTCCGGGATGCCCGAGGCATGGACCTTCCGCGCCCTGCGCTGGTTCCACCGCCCGGCGGCGGCGACCATGGTCTCCACGCCCAGCCTGCGCGAGGAGCTCTCCCGCCGGGGCTTCGCCAACCTGCGCCACTGGGGCCGGGGGGTGGATACGGAGCTGTTTTGCCCGCGCGGCAAGGCCGCCCTGGACCTGCCCCGGCCCATCGCCATGTACATGGGCCGCGTGGCCGTGGAGAAGAACCTGGACGCCTTCCTGGGCCTGGACCTGCCCGGCTCCAAGGTGGTCATCGGCGACGGCCCGGCCCTGGAGGCCATGCGCCGCCGCTATCCCGCCGCGCGCTTCCTGGGCCGCAAGACCGGGCTGGACCTGGCCGTGCACCTGGACGCCGCCGACGTGTTCGTCTTTCCCAGCCGCACGGACACCTTCGGCATCGTGCTCATCGAGGCCATGGCCTGCGGGGTGCCCGTGGCGGCCTATCCGGTGCCGGGCCCGCGCGACGTGGTGGCCCATGGCCGCACCGGCTGGCTGGACGAGGACCTGAGCCACGCCGTGGACCGCGCCCTGGCCATGGACCCCGCCCAGTGCCGGGCCCTGGCCCTGGAGCACACCTGGGAGCGCAGCGTGGAACAGTTCCTGGGCAACCTGGTGCCCATCGCCTGA